The Musa acuminata AAA Group cultivar baxijiao chromosome BXJ2-2, Cavendish_Baxijiao_AAA, whole genome shotgun sequence genome has a segment encoding these proteins:
- the LOC103976478 gene encoding TOM1-like protein 9 isoform X2 — MHVAEKDILHEMVKIVKKKQPDLHVKEKILILIDTWQEAFGGPRARYPQYYAAYQELLRAGAVFPQRSESSAPIFTPPQTQPLRSYPPSVRSPDYQNEAPESSVASDFPVLSLTEIQNARGIMDVLSEMLNALDPGNREGLKQEVIVDLVGQCRTYRQRVVHLVNTTADEELLGQGLALNDDLQKVLAKHDAIAAGLAVRVEKRKSLQTLVNIDDSSASKEPQQRPSSTSTSNQPPLQQLLLPAPPSDGAGTTSVKVDPNMDLLSGEDYNKPTTENLLALVPVSEPLNNSASDQNVLALADMFSPNDSTNNNKNPANTFDSNSTFPTQQTYPAFSNLQQTQQPQFFTNGGIPNSGAPQFEQSSHDQGMQLNLATTPWNGQFAPAYNPQQQALGYDANDQSGALPPPPWEAQPVQNEMPGLQHQPLQTDQLSVHPLSVQTGQLRGMQAQPMLGSQLGGMQPQQTSGGQLVGMPPQHMMGPQLTGLQPQVVQGDQFVGMYPPMQNSQMRAMYPPQIFGGHMVGMGQQPMQGTGYGYGQQPGAQFYDPMRPTYPYYTPNALGQRMYGLSVQDNNTYASKASSYQMPTSSSYLQNSNKPSKPEDKLFGDLVSLAKNKAK; from the exons ATGCATGTTGCTGAGAAAGATATACTGCATGAGATGGTCAAGATTGTAAAGAAGaag CAACCTGACCTTCATGTGAAGGAAAAGATACTTATATTAATAGACACATGGCAAGAAGCTTTTGGTGGTCCACGGGCAAGATACCCTCAATACTATGCAGCATATCAGGAATTATTG AGAGCTGGAGCTGTATTTCCACAGAGATCTGAGAGTTCTGCACCTATTTTTACTCCTCCACAGACGCAACCTTTGCGATCATATCCTCCATCAGTGCGAAGTCCTGATTATCAAAATGAAGCACCTGAATCTTCAGTTGCATCTGATTTTCCTGTTTTGAG CCTCACTGAAATTCAGAATGCTCGTGGGATCATGGATGTACTTTCAGAAATGTTGAATGCCTTGGATCCTGGAAACAGAGAG GGACTTAAACAGGAGGTAATCGTTGATCTTGTTGGTCAATGCCGTACTTACAGACAAAGAGTGGTGCATCTCGTGAACACAACTGC AGATGAGGAGCTGCTTGGTCAAGGACTTGCTCTGAATGATGATTTGCAGAAGGTACTtgcgaagcatgatgctattgctGCAGGACTTGCTGTTCGTGTGGAGAAACGAAAGTCACTTCAGACACTCGTCAATATTGATGATTCTTCAGCAAGCAAAGAGCCACAACAGAG GCCATCAAGTACAAGCACAAGTAACCAGCCTCCTcttcagcaactattgctgcctgcTCCTCCATCCGATGGTGCAGGAACCACTTCAGTAAAAGTTGATCCCAATATGGACCTTCTTAGTGGCGAGGACTACAATAAACCTACAACAGAGAATCTGCTAGCTCTTGTTCCTGTCAGTGAACCGCTCAACAATTCTGCTTCTGACCAGAATGTCTTGGCACTCGCAGACATGTTTTCTCCAAACGACTCTACCAATAACAACAAAAATCCTGCAAACACTTTTGATTCAAATTCTACATTTCCAACACAACAGACATATCCTGCTTTTTCGAACCTTCAGCAGACACAACAGCCTCAATTTTTTACTAATGGAGGCATCCCAAACTCAGGGGCACCTCAATTTGAGCAGTCAAGTCATGACCAGGGAATGCAGCTCAACCTGGCAACCACTCCATGGAATGGTCAGTTTGCTCCAGCATATAATCCACAGCAGCAGGCACTAGGTTATG ATGCAAATGATCAAAGTGGAGCTCTTCCCCCACCGCCATGGGAGGCACAACCTGTGCAGAATGAAATGCCTGGCTTGCAGCATCAACCGCTTCAAACTGATCAGCTTAGTGTGCATCCCTTATCAGTTCAAACTGGTCAACTCCGGGGCATGCAAGCTCAACCCATGCTCGGCAGCCAGCTCGGAGGCATGCAACCTCAACAAACGTCAGGCGGTCAGCTTGTAGGAATGCCTCCACAACATATGATGGGCCCCCAGCTTACTGGGTTGCAACCTCAGGTTGTCCAGGGCGATCAGTTTGTAGGCATGTATCCTCCAATGCAGAACAGCCAGATGAGAGCCATGTATCCGCCACAGATATTCGGAGGTCATATGGTTGGTATGGGTCAACAGCCTATGCAGGGTACAGGCTATGGGTATGGGCAGCAGCCGGGTGCTCAATTCTATGATCCAATGAGACCTACATACCCTTATTATACTCCAAATGCACTTGGGCAGAGAATGTATGGGCTTTCGGTGCAAGATAATAACACGTACGCGAGTAAGGCTTCGTCATATCAGATGCCCACATCCTCATCTTATCTGCAGAATTCGAACAAACCATCAAAGCCTGAGGATAAGCTCTTTGGTGATCTTGTTAGTTTGGCCAAAAACAAAGCTAAATAA
- the LOC103976478 gene encoding TOM1-like protein 9 isoform X1: MAGALVDRATSDMLIGPDWAMNLEICDILNHDPGQAKDVVKVLKKRIGHKNSKVQLLALTLLETVIKNCGDIVHMHVAEKDILHEMVKIVKKKQPDLHVKEKILILIDTWQEAFGGPRARYPQYYAAYQELLRAGAVFPQRSESSAPIFTPPQTQPLRSYPPSVRSPDYQNEAPESSVASDFPVLSLTEIQNARGIMDVLSEMLNALDPGNREGLKQEVIVDLVGQCRTYRQRVVHLVNTTADEELLGQGLALNDDLQKVLAKHDAIAAGLAVRVEKRKSLQTLVNIDDSSASKEPQQRPSSTSTSNQPPLQQLLLPAPPSDGAGTTSVKVDPNMDLLSGEDYNKPTTENLLALVPVSEPLNNSASDQNVLALADMFSPNDSTNNNKNPANTFDSNSTFPTQQTYPAFSNLQQTQQPQFFTNGGIPNSGAPQFEQSSHDQGMQLNLATTPWNGQFAPAYNPQQQALGYDANDQSGALPPPPWEAQPVQNEMPGLQHQPLQTDQLSVHPLSVQTGQLRGMQAQPMLGSQLGGMQPQQTSGGQLVGMPPQHMMGPQLTGLQPQVVQGDQFVGMYPPMQNSQMRAMYPPQIFGGHMVGMGQQPMQGTGYGYGQQPGAQFYDPMRPTYPYYTPNALGQRMYGLSVQDNNTYASKASSYQMPTSSSYLQNSNKPSKPEDKLFGDLVSLAKNKAK; encoded by the exons ATGGCCGGCGCGCTGGTGGATCGAGCCACGAGCGATATGCTGATCGGCCCCGACTGGGCGATGAACCTCGAGATCTGTGATATCCTCAATCACGACCCGGG GCAAGCTAAAGATGTTGTTAAGGTCCTCAAGAAACGTATTGGGCATAAAAATTCTAAGGTTCAGCTTCTTGCACTAACA CTACTGGAAACAGTGATAAAAAATTGTGGGGACATAGTTCATATGCATGTTGCTGAGAAAGATATACTGCATGAGATGGTCAAGATTGTAAAGAAGaag CAACCTGACCTTCATGTGAAGGAAAAGATACTTATATTAATAGACACATGGCAAGAAGCTTTTGGTGGTCCACGGGCAAGATACCCTCAATACTATGCAGCATATCAGGAATTATTG AGAGCTGGAGCTGTATTTCCACAGAGATCTGAGAGTTCTGCACCTATTTTTACTCCTCCACAGACGCAACCTTTGCGATCATATCCTCCATCAGTGCGAAGTCCTGATTATCAAAATGAAGCACCTGAATCTTCAGTTGCATCTGATTTTCCTGTTTTGAG CCTCACTGAAATTCAGAATGCTCGTGGGATCATGGATGTACTTTCAGAAATGTTGAATGCCTTGGATCCTGGAAACAGAGAG GGACTTAAACAGGAGGTAATCGTTGATCTTGTTGGTCAATGCCGTACTTACAGACAAAGAGTGGTGCATCTCGTGAACACAACTGC AGATGAGGAGCTGCTTGGTCAAGGACTTGCTCTGAATGATGATTTGCAGAAGGTACTtgcgaagcatgatgctattgctGCAGGACTTGCTGTTCGTGTGGAGAAACGAAAGTCACTTCAGACACTCGTCAATATTGATGATTCTTCAGCAAGCAAAGAGCCACAACAGAG GCCATCAAGTACAAGCACAAGTAACCAGCCTCCTcttcagcaactattgctgcctgcTCCTCCATCCGATGGTGCAGGAACCACTTCAGTAAAAGTTGATCCCAATATGGACCTTCTTAGTGGCGAGGACTACAATAAACCTACAACAGAGAATCTGCTAGCTCTTGTTCCTGTCAGTGAACCGCTCAACAATTCTGCTTCTGACCAGAATGTCTTGGCACTCGCAGACATGTTTTCTCCAAACGACTCTACCAATAACAACAAAAATCCTGCAAACACTTTTGATTCAAATTCTACATTTCCAACACAACAGACATATCCTGCTTTTTCGAACCTTCAGCAGACACAACAGCCTCAATTTTTTACTAATGGAGGCATCCCAAACTCAGGGGCACCTCAATTTGAGCAGTCAAGTCATGACCAGGGAATGCAGCTCAACCTGGCAACCACTCCATGGAATGGTCAGTTTGCTCCAGCATATAATCCACAGCAGCAGGCACTAGGTTATG ATGCAAATGATCAAAGTGGAGCTCTTCCCCCACCGCCATGGGAGGCACAACCTGTGCAGAATGAAATGCCTGGCTTGCAGCATCAACCGCTTCAAACTGATCAGCTTAGTGTGCATCCCTTATCAGTTCAAACTGGTCAACTCCGGGGCATGCAAGCTCAACCCATGCTCGGCAGCCAGCTCGGAGGCATGCAACCTCAACAAACGTCAGGCGGTCAGCTTGTAGGAATGCCTCCACAACATATGATGGGCCCCCAGCTTACTGGGTTGCAACCTCAGGTTGTCCAGGGCGATCAGTTTGTAGGCATGTATCCTCCAATGCAGAACAGCCAGATGAGAGCCATGTATCCGCCACAGATATTCGGAGGTCATATGGTTGGTATGGGTCAACAGCCTATGCAGGGTACAGGCTATGGGTATGGGCAGCAGCCGGGTGCTCAATTCTATGATCCAATGAGACCTACATACCCTTATTATACTCCAAATGCACTTGGGCAGAGAATGTATGGGCTTTCGGTGCAAGATAATAACACGTACGCGAGTAAGGCTTCGTCATATCAGATGCCCACATCCTCATCTTATCTGCAGAATTCGAACAAACCATCAAAGCCTGAGGATAAGCTCTTTGGTGATCTTGTTAGTTTGGCCAAAAACAAAGCTAAATAA
- the LOC103976592 gene encoding U-box domain-containing protein 15-like: MHSSLIDASIVSLLTTRLLNHHHHHSSATKAKEDIVTDLLNLFISTHEVLMCTPSILDSLNVALDLLSPVVAQHGVVTLYSLLSIEAYRSIIGSKKPLVIALMDLLGTPPSTPTRSIKDVLKALFSLTLYLLNSIALIELGIMSPLFLVVKDRWRVVVEDAMVVIAWVTGCDDSIKSFRRVDNISVLVDLVVGGSRRARENVAVTLLNLVKSDGNKTVGDVKEVNGAKAAMRALVSGNSRVSMRGKSKAEVLSRVLESGWGSQL; the protein is encoded by the coding sequence ATGCATTCCTCTCTCATCGATGCTAGCATCGTGTCCCTCCTTACCACCCGCCTCCTCAACCACCATCACCATCATTCGTCCGCAACCAAGGCTAAGGAGGACATTGTTACTGATCTCCTTAACCTCTTCATCTCTACCCATGAGGTGCTCATGTGCACCCCGAGCATCCTCGACTCCCTCAATGTCGCCCTCGACCTCCTCTCCCCCGTCGTCGCCCAACACGGCGTCGTAACCCTTTACAGCCTCCTTTCCATCGAAGCATACCGCTCCATCATTGGGTCAAAGAAGCCACTCGTCATCGCCCTTATGGACCTCCTTGGCACCCCTCCTAGCACACCAACTAGGTCCATCAAGGATGTGCTTAAGGCCCTCTTCAGCTTGACTCTCTACCTTCTCAACAGCATTGCCCTTATTGAGCTGGGCATCATGTCGCCCCTCTTCCTGGTGGTGAAGGATAGGTGGAGGGTGGTAGTGGAGGATGCGATGGTGGTAATCGCCTGGGTGACAGGATGCGATGATAGCATAAAGTCATTCCGAAGGGTGGACAACATTAGTGTCCTAGTAGATCTAGTGGTTGGGGGGAGTAGAAGGGCGAGGGAAAACGTTGCAGTTACACTACTGAACCTAGTAAAGAGCGATGGAAACAAGACGGTGGGGGATGTCAAGGAGGTGAACGGGGCAAAGGCAGCCATGAGAGCTTTGGTCAGTGGCAACAGCAGGGTGAGCATGAGGGGGAAGAGTAAGGCAGAGGTGTTATCGAGGGTTCTAGAGAGTGGGTGGGGGAGTCAACTCTAG